A genomic region of Anas acuta chromosome 1, bAnaAcu1.1, whole genome shotgun sequence contains the following coding sequences:
- the KLHL34 gene encoding kelch-like protein 34: protein MSYFLSYCKAHCTAVLSQYQTLRSEGFLCDILLKVKENEFPAHKSLLACSSDYFRAMFKSYTQESKANVIQLQVVSPTGLQHVLDFIYTSLLPLSFESLEETLEAASYLQVTDAIGLCNQYLVNNLTLENCCFSANIARRFYLPDALVATEKYIVNNLWKLLDLDLAGLLELNFRTLLAVVESPDLPMVKETRLLNLVLLWLKQDKSRLIHGSSLLEHIRYGLIPVEELRKTYTQSEVPLTAGIKCLIIKAINYHTSIFKQPILQDKSTTLRNQKTRIILLGGGTASDGLVTEVVAFDVYNHKWRPLTQVQDRVQNHSVCVVGNFLYVLGGEIEGGTPGDTDRDKILSVTNKVHRYDPRFNTWTQITGMLEKRCQFSCCVLGNDIYAIGGRGENGSLHSSVEVYNISRDRWTKARELPCKIHGHASAVCKSIIYISGGKYADPASTSKDVYSLSSLEGQWMKQAPMSIARFGHQMATIREAVFTFLGLYEPFSEIERYDPDQNQWTRLRPLIYDRFCYGLAVVEETALLIGGKKWQDSREVPTQDVVGYDIDNDGWEEICKAPLPWSGLQCAVLQLTEVADEQDIDTLQKRPLNC from the coding sequence ATGAGCTACTTCCTGTCCTACTGCAAAGCACACTGCACTGCCGTGCTCTCCCAGTACCAGACACTGAGATCAGAGGGCTTTCTGTGTGATATTTTGCtgaaagtgaaggaaaatgaatttcCTGCACATAAGTCCTTGTTGGCATGCTCCAGCGACTATTTCCGAGCAATGTTCAAAAGTTACACCCAGGAGTCTAAAGCCAATGTGATTCAGCTGCAAGTCGTTTCACCCACTGGTCTCCAGCATGTCCTGGATTTCATTTACACTTCTTTGCTGCCCCTTTCTTTTGAAAGCCTGGAGGAGACCTTGGAGGCTGCAAGCTACTTGCAAGTGACAGATGCTATTGGCTTGTGCAATCAATACTTAGTTAACAACCTTACCTTGGAAAACTGCTGCTTCTCCGCCAACATCGCCAGGAGGTTCTACCTGCCAGATGCCCTAGTCGCAACGGAAAAATACATTGTCAACAATCTCTGGAAGCTGCTGGACTTGGATTTGGCAGGACTGCTTGAGCTGAACTTCAGGACTTTGCTAGCGGTAGTGGAATCACCAGATCTCCCCATGGTGAAGGAAACCCGCCTGTTGAATcttgtgctgctgtggctgaagCAGGATAAATCCAGGTTGATTCATGGAAGCAGCCTTTTGGAGCACATTAGATATGGTCTCATCCCTGTGGAAGAGCTGAGGAAAACCTACACACAGTCAGAAGTGCCCCTCACTGCAGGTATTAAGTGCCTGATCATTAAAGCAATAAATTACCATACATCTATTTTCAAACAGCCCATCCTGCAGGATAAATCCACCACACTGAGGAACCAGAAAACTCGTATCATTCTGCTGGGGGGAGGGACGGCAAGTGATGGGCTTGTCACTGAAGTGGTGGCCTTTGACGTTTACAATCACAAATGGAGACCTCTTACACAGGTGCAGGACAGGGTGCAGAACCATAGCGTGTGTGTGGTGGGGAATTTCCTCTACGTTTTAGGTGGGGAAATAGAGGGTGGCACTCCAGGTGACACTGACAGAGACAAGATATTATCGGTTACGAACAAGGTCCATCGCTATGATCCAAGGTTTAACACGTGGACCCAAATCACGGGCATGCTGGAAAAGAGATGCCAGTTTTCCTGCTGTGTCCTAGGTAATGATATCTACGCAATTGGTGGACGGGGTGAGAATGGGTCTCTGCATTCATCTGTGGAAGTCTACAACATCAGCAGGGACAGATGGACAAAGGCCAGGGAATTGCCATGCAAGATACATGGCCATGCCAGTGCTGTTTGCAAGAGTATTATATACATTTCAGGTGGCAAATATGCAGACCCAGCCAGCACGAGCAAGGACGTTTATTCTCTGAGTTCGCTTGAGGGGCAGTGGATGAAACAAGCTCCCATGAGCATAGCTCGGTTTGGGCATCAGATGGCGACAATCAGAGAAGCTGTATTCACATTTTTAGGTTTATATGAACCATTCTCTGAAATAGAAAGGTATGACCCCGATCAAAACCAATGGACTCGTTTAAGGCCACTGATCTATGACCGATTTTGCTATGGCCTGGCAGTGGTAGAGGAAACGGCTCTTCTTATTGGGGGAAAGAAATGGCAAGACTCGCGGGAAGTCCCCACGCAAGATGTGGTTGGCTACGATATCGACAATGATGGCTGGGAGGAGATCTGCAAAGCCCCCTTGCCCTGGAGCGGGCTGCAGtgtgcagtgctgcagctcacAGAAGTGGCTGATGAACAGGACATTGACACCCTGCAAAAGAGGCCACTGAACTGCTGA